One genomic window of Luteitalea pratensis includes the following:
- a CDS encoding ABC transporter ATP-binding protein, which yields MPSPPLAIHAEHITKIYRRFAHKRQFATLKSAILSGSLVRDLKPDETFRALDGVSFDVEAGRTYGIIGRNGSGKSTLLKCVAGIAKPTTGKITVNGRISALIELGAGFHPEISGRENVFINGIMLGLSKAEIERRFDEIVEFAELAPFIDAPVKTYSSGMYMRLGFAVAVHVDPDVLLVDEVLAVGDEGFAHKCLDKFAEFRRRGKTILLVTHSLGLVERFCDEALWLDKGKVKGVGDPKRVIDAYVTEIEEGEEAFLAAEDARARVRVDLGAGSSVPAPEGGEPNDGVTAGNVEAPADMFKAEAGRWGSGDIEIARVDLIGPDGTVGHVFHSGESMTIRLHLTARTPVKDFVFGIGLFNADGVCIYGTNTNIEEMSAQEISGDGQVDFVIEELALTEGTFKLDLAVHKLDGFPYDYHRQLYTFRVKSPVKDVGFFRPRHSWTFSPSVRLTQLRGPEGWRPHMKDDEPTA from the coding sequence ATGCCGTCCCCTCCCCTCGCCATCCACGCCGAGCACATCACCAAGATCTACCGGCGTTTCGCGCACAAACGACAGTTCGCGACGCTGAAGAGCGCGATCCTCAGTGGCAGCCTGGTGCGGGACCTGAAGCCCGACGAAACGTTCCGCGCCCTCGACGGCGTGTCGTTCGACGTCGAGGCCGGCCGCACCTACGGCATCATCGGACGCAACGGCAGCGGCAAGAGCACTTTGCTCAAGTGCGTTGCCGGCATCGCCAAGCCGACCACGGGGAAGATCACGGTCAACGGCCGCATTTCGGCGCTGATCGAACTCGGCGCCGGGTTTCATCCGGAGATATCCGGGCGCGAGAACGTCTTCATCAACGGCATCATGCTCGGTCTCTCCAAGGCGGAAATCGAGCGCCGGTTCGACGAGATCGTCGAGTTTGCCGAGCTCGCGCCCTTCATCGATGCGCCGGTGAAGACATACTCGTCGGGCATGTACATGCGGCTCGGTTTTGCCGTCGCCGTGCACGTCGACCCGGACGTCCTGCTGGTGGACGAAGTCCTCGCCGTCGGCGATGAAGGCTTCGCCCACAAGTGCCTCGACAAGTTCGCCGAGTTCCGTCGACGCGGCAAGACGATCCTGCTGGTGACGCACTCGCTCGGCCTGGTCGAGCGGTTCTGTGACGAGGCGTTGTGGCTCGACAAGGGCAAGGTGAAGGGGGTCGGTGATCCGAAGCGGGTCATCGATGCCTACGTCACCGAAATCGAGGAGGGCGAGGAAGCCTTTCTCGCGGCCGAGGATGCACGCGCGCGTGTGCGTGTGGACCTGGGTGCTGGAAGCTCGGTGCCGGCGCCCGAGGGTGGTGAGCCGAACGACGGGGTCACGGCGGGTAACGTGGAAGCGCCCGCCGACATGTTCAAGGCCGAAGCCGGACGATGGGGATCGGGCGACATCGAGATCGCCCGCGTCGACCTGATCGGGCCCGACGGCACGGTCGGGCATGTGTTCCACTCGGGCGAATCGATGACGATCCGGCTGCACCTCACGGCGCGCACGCCGGTGAAGGACTTCGTCTTCGGCATCGGCCTGTTCAACGCCGACGGCGTCTGCATCTACGGCACCAACACCAACATCGAAGAGATGTCGGCGCAGGAGATCTCGGGCGACGGTCAGGTGGACTTCGTGATCGAGGAACTGGCCCTCACCGAAGGGACCTTCAAGCTCGATCTGGCGGTCCACAAGCTCGACGGCTTCCCGTACGATTACCATCGCCAGCTCTACACCTTCCGCGTCAAGTCGCCGGTCAAGGACGTCGGCTTCTTCCGTCCTCGCCATTCGTGGACGTTCAGCCCCAGCGTGCGCCTCACGCAGTTGCGGGGACCCGAGGGCTGGCGTCCGCACATGAAGGACGATGAGCCGACTGCCTGA
- a CDS encoding ABC transporter permease — protein MFHNLRQLVRYRALIQSLVTRELKARYRGSVLGFFWSFINPLLLLAVYSFVFTVVLPGTHPPEIEPYALFMFCGILPWTWFSSSLTEAANSLMSGGNLIKKVLFPAEILPIVAVLSNMMHFFFGLPILLVFLVWFRPTITIVEVLWFPVVVAVQLLFTLGLSLLLAALTVHFRDIKDILSNLLTLWFFATPIIYPMHLAPGTISKTVLNANPFSHFAVSYQEILFYSGPFGHWRWLLGVAAGSVLLFLVGYWLFDRLRDSFAEEV, from the coding sequence ATGTTCCATAACCTCCGCCAGCTCGTGCGGTACCGTGCCCTGATCCAGAGCCTCGTGACACGCGAGCTCAAGGCGCGCTACCGCGGCAGCGTGCTCGGCTTCTTCTGGTCGTTCATCAACCCGCTGCTGTTGCTGGCCGTCTACTCGTTCGTCTTCACGGTGGTGCTGCCAGGCACCCATCCGCCGGAGATCGAGCCGTACGCGCTGTTCATGTTCTGCGGCATCCTGCCGTGGACGTGGTTCTCGTCATCGCTGACCGAGGCCGCAAACAGCCTGATGTCCGGTGGCAACCTGATCAAGAAGGTGCTGTTCCCGGCCGAGATCCTGCCGATCGTCGCCGTGCTGTCGAACATGATGCACTTCTTCTTCGGCCTGCCGATCCTGCTCGTCTTCCTGGTGTGGTTCCGGCCGACGATCACGATCGTCGAGGTCCTGTGGTTCCCCGTGGTCGTCGCGGTGCAGTTGCTGTTCACGCTGGGCCTGAGCCTGCTCCTCGCGGCGCTGACGGTGCACTTCCGCGACATCAAGGACATCCTGAGCAACCTGCTCACGCTCTGGTTCTTCGCCACGCCGATCATCTACCCGATGCACCTCGCGCCCGGCACCATCAGCAAGACGGTGCTGAACGCCAACCCGTTCTCGCACTTCGCCGTGTCGTACCAGGAGATCCTCTTCTACTCTGGGCCCTTCGGACATTGGCGCTGGCTGCTCGGGGTCGCCGCGGGATCGGTGCTGCTGTTCCTGGTGGGGTACTGGTTGTTCGATCGCCTGCGTGATTCGTTCGCCGAGGAAGTGTGA
- a CDS encoding PP2C family protein-serine/threonine phosphatase, producing MGVRWAAVTHPGRRRASNEDAFCARPDLGLFIVADGMGGHVAGEIASGLAVDTIEATVAAGDANPPDSSNCTLAERRLQAGFERASQAISEQTARQPRLRGMATTASAILIGADASAIAHVGDSRVYLWRDQLLQQLTHDHSWVAEQVTMGLLSPAEARQHPWRNVVTRALSASDPPQVELSPLTLQHADRLLISSDGLHGVISDERIAVVLGSAESLERMCQQLIDDANGAGGPDNITTLILEIDVP from the coding sequence ATGGGTGTGCGCTGGGCCGCTGTAACGCACCCGGGACGGCGCCGCGCCTCGAACGAGGACGCGTTCTGCGCCCGGCCCGACCTCGGCCTGTTCATCGTCGCCGATGGCATGGGCGGCCATGTCGCCGGAGAGATCGCCTCGGGTCTCGCTGTCGACACGATCGAAGCCACCGTCGCCGCGGGCGACGCCAATCCTCCCGACAGCAGCAATTGCACGCTTGCCGAGCGGCGCCTGCAGGCGGGATTCGAGCGCGCGAGCCAGGCGATCTCCGAACAGACAGCCCGCCAGCCACGTCTGCGAGGCATGGCGACCACCGCCTCGGCGATCCTGATCGGGGCTGACGCGAGTGCGATTGCCCACGTCGGTGACAGTCGCGTGTATCTGTGGCGCGATCAACTCCTGCAGCAACTGACGCACGATCACTCGTGGGTGGCCGAACAGGTCACGATGGGCCTGCTCTCTCCGGCCGAGGCGCGTCAGCACCCCTGGCGCAATGTCGTCACCCGCGCGCTGTCGGCCTCAGACCCTCCCCAGGTGGAGCTGTCGCCACTGACGCTGCAGCACGCCGATCGCCTGCTGATCTCGTCGGATGGCCTCCATGGCGTGATCAGCGACGAACGCATTGCCGTGGTCCTCGGCAGCGCCGAGAGCCTCGAGCGGATGTGTCAGCAACTGATCGACGATGCCAACGGGGCGGGTGGCCCCGACAACATCACGACGCTGATCCTGGAGATCGATGTTCCATAA